DNA from Thermoanaerobacterium sp. PSU-2:
AATTATTTTTGGACCGGGCACACTGGAGAAGCTAGCTACTGTTAAATTGCCGGGCAAGAAAGCCTTATTGGTCATAGGTAGTGGCAATTCAATGAGAAAGCATGGTTATCTGGATAGAGTTGTTAATTACTTAAAACAAAATGGGGTCGATTACATCGTCTATGATAAGATATTACCTAATCCAATTGCAGAGCATGTTGCGGAAGGGGCAAAAGTAGCAAAGGACAATGGATGCGATTTTGTCATAGGATTAGGAGGCGGTAGCACAATAGATTCATCAAAAGCAATAGCTGTAATGACTAAGAATCCGGGTGATTATTGGGATTATGTTTCTGGTGGCAGCGGAAAAGGCATGGAAGTTAAATATGGTGCATTGCCTATCGTTGCGATCCCTACGACGGCAGGTACTGGCACAGAGTCTGATCCGTGGGCTGTTGTGACAAAGACAGAGACAAATGAGAAGATTGGATTTGGATGTAAGTATACATATCCTACACTTTCCATCGTTGATCCTGAATTGATGGTGTCAATTCCACCGAAATTTACTGCTTATCAAGGCATGGATGCATTTTTCCACTCTGTAGAAGGATATTTGGCGACTGTCAATCAGCCAGGAAGCGA
Protein-coding regions in this window:
- a CDS encoding iron-containing alcohol dehydrogenase, with translation MNTNFTYFMPTEIIFGPGTLEKLATVKLPGKKALLVIGSGNSMRKHGYLDRVVNYLKQNGVDYIVYDKILPNPIAEHVAEGAKVAKDNGCDFVIGLGGGSTIDSSKAIAVMTKNPGDYWDYVSGGSGKGMEVKYGALPIVAIPTTAGTGTESDPWAVVTKTETNEKIGFGCKYTYPTLSIVDPELMVSIPPKFTAYQGMDAFFHSVEGYLATVNQPGSDVLALQSISLITENLPKAVEDGNNMEARTALAWASTAAGIVESLSSCISHHSLEHALSAYHPEIPHGAGLIMLSVSYFSFMASKAPERFVDIAKAMGEEIVGGTVEEQAMCFINGLKKLIRNIGMEDLNLSSFGVTKDEATKLGKNAMDTMGGLFNVDPYKLSLDEVVSIYKNCF